The Allorhodopirellula heiligendammensis genome has a segment encoding these proteins:
- a CDS encoding reverse transcriptase domain-containing protein yields the protein MRRKLAKTEKRKFCTFVGGALSPLLANILLDDLDKELEARGLNFVRYADDFLVFVKSDVAARRVFASVERYLTTKLKLAVNREKSRVCRTDGVEFLGYQFHGYGGQIRVSPKNVKKFKQRASEILRRNRGISMTRRLNELRLYLRGWIDYFVLEQRKSLAMTLDKWLRRRVRACYWINWRLPRTRLKKLKALGVSHDEAYPFAHSGKGPWRLSMTSGVQRAMSNTWLTGQGLFVLADRWSELAPKRRTA from the coding sequence TTGCGAAGAAAACTAGCAAAAACGGAAAAGAGAAAGTTTTGCACTTTTGTTGGAGGAGCGCTTTCACCCTTGTTAGCCAACATTCTGTTGGATGATCTTGACAAGGAACTCGAAGCGCGAGGACTGAACTTTGTACGTTATGCCGATGACTTCCTGGTGTTCGTAAAATCAGATGTCGCGGCCCGACGAGTGTTCGCTTCGGTCGAACGTTACCTCACAACGAAACTGAAACTGGCCGTTAACCGCGAGAAAAGTCGCGTGTGCCGTACCGATGGTGTCGAATTCCTCGGCTACCAGTTCCACGGCTACGGTGGCCAGATCCGTGTGAGTCCCAAGAACGTAAAGAAGTTCAAACAGCGGGCAAGCGAAATCTTGCGTCGCAATCGCGGCATTTCGATGACGCGACGCCTGAATGAACTTCGTCTCTATCTGCGAGGTTGGATTGATTATTTCGTGTTAGAACAACGCAAGAGCTTAGCGATGACGTTGGACAAGTGGCTACGGCGACGCGTCCGCGCGTGTTACTGGATCAACTGGCGCTTACCACGCACTCGGTTGAAGAAGTTGAAAGCTCTGGGCGTTTCACACGACGAAGCCTACCCCTTTGCCCATAGTGGCAAAGGCCCTTGGCGTCTCTCGATGACGTCTGGTGTTCAGCGTGCGATGTCGAACACTTGGCTGACTGGTCAGGGCCTGTTTGTATTAGCAGACCGATGGAGCGAGCTTGCTCCGAAGCGACGAACCGCCTAG